The DNA window TTGATTTATTGCTATCTGGTTATGGATTGTGACTTTATTTCTAGTTTTTATGACGTTGTTATTTAAGCGTATAGCCCAGTAAACATGAGTCAATACTAAGCAGATTTTTATAGACTTTTGCTTTTAGCTTTAAATAACCAAAACATTGGCTACCACATAAACTTTGTAGAATGTATGTTCTTTCCGCCAACTTAAATCATAAAGCTAACAGCTAAAGATATCGTAAATAATAAGatttaattgtattataaTGGCAAGGTTAAATCGCttggaaattattttaattgtatcCTAGAACTAGTATTTATGCCGCATAAAGTTTAAGGCTGGactaaaataatataatatatcttTTAGAACACCTTCATTTGAATAAATTCGTATTTGCTCATTTCCGGTTTCGCtttttgaatataaatataacgGTCCATTTAGTACTTGGTATATTAGTGTGTGCGTATGGTATTTCATATCGCCCTATCGCAAGTCGGTCACACTGCCCCGGCACATGTGAGAATATCGTTCAATTAAGCAACAGTTGTTTTCCGACTCTTCGCTTGTAATTACGCACTATTAGCCCAGTGTTCTTGTGATTTATAGTCCATAATCTCCTACATAGTATACCGAAAAAATGGCTAGCAACTACGAGGGCTACAAGTCTCCGCTGAGCACCCGTTACGCCAGCAAAGAGATGCAGTTCCTCTTTAGTGACCAAAACAAGTTCTCCACCTGGCGCCGGTTGTGGGTGTGGCTGGCGAAGGCGGAGAGCAGGCTGGGATTGGAGATTAGCGATGCCCAGATTGCCGAGATGGAGCTCCAGATCAGCAACATCGACTTTGAGGCGGCCGCCGCCGAGGAGCGCCTTACGCGACACGACGTAATGGCCCACGTCCACGTCTTTGCCAAACAGTGTCCCTCTGCTGCGCCGGTGATCCATTTGGGAGCAACCTCGTGCTATGTGGGCGACAACACTGATTTGATTGTACTGAGGGACGCTCTTAAACTGCTCCTCCCACGGGTCGCCAGCGTGATAGCTCGTCTCAGTCAGTTTGCCCAGAGCTACAAGGATCAGCCCACGTTGGGATTCACTCATCTCCAGCCCGCGCAGTTGACCACGGTGGGCAAGAGGGCGTGCCTGTGGATTCAGGATCTGATCATGGACGAACGGGCGCTGTCCCGCTGTTTGGAGGACCTGCGCTTCCGTGGAGTCAAGGGAACTACTGGTACCCAGGCCTCGTTCCTGCAACTCTTCAATGGGGATGGCGAGAAGGTGAAGCAGCTGGATCTGTTGGTCACCGAACTGGCTGGCTTTAAAAAGGCCTATGCGGTAACCGGACAAACATACTCCCGGAAGGTGGATGTGGAGATCGTGGCCGCGCTTGCCAGCCTCGGCACCACCATCCACAAGATGTGCTCCGATCTGCGCATCCTCGCCTCTCGCAAAGAGCTGGAGGAGCCCTTCGAGAGCACCCAGATTGGCTCCTCGGCCATGCCGTACAAGAGAAACCCTATGCGCTCGGAGCGTTGTTGCGCTCTGGCCCGTCACCTCATCACCTTGTTCAGCAGTGCTGCTAATACACATGCCACCCAATGGCTGGAACGCACCCTAGATGACTCTGCCAACAGGAGGTTGACCCTATCCGAGGCCTTCCTGGCTGCGGATGCCGCCCTGCTCACTCTGCTGAACATATCGCAGGGATTGGTGGTCTACCCGAAGGTGATTGAACGTCACATTTCACAGGAGCTGCCGTTCATGTCCACGGAGAATATTATCATGGCCATGGTGAAGGCGGGAGGAGATCGCCAGGTGTGCCACGAGAAGATTCGCGTGCTGTCCCAGGAGGCCGGAGCACAGGTGAAGCAGCATGGCAAGGACAACGACCTCGTGGATCGAGTGCGCAAGGATCCCTACTTTTCGCCCATCCTGGAGCAACTGGACACCATACTGGATGCGAAAACCTTCACTGGACGCGCCAGCGACCAAGTGGGCGAGTTCgtcaaggaggaggtggaaCCCGTGCTGGCACGCTACTCTGAAGCCCTCAAGAACGTTCAAGACGTCAAGCTAAACATCTAGACGCCCATTATGTTGCCCTGTTTTAATCACTGAatttgattttgtaaaatacacacacacattcgcacCCAACCAACTGCGTCAGCCACTGGATGCAGTCAATGTTATCACCTTTTAGACTCAATGGGTCGATGGCAGTCAGACCCCCGGCGTGATTTgtctttctgtttttgtttttttttgccagcttatttacaattaaaggctaaaaacgaaaaacaaaaccacaaGCCTCGAATCGAACTCGAGTCGACGTTCTAGATCCGAGTAAACATATACACATATTTGCCGCCTGTGCCTTTCCCGTTCGCCACTCGGGCTGACATATCACGACTCCAACGATGCTCCGGCACAGTGGGTCTCCGGGTCTCATGCCGCTTGCTATACTTTTAATTATACTACATATTAAACATAACAGTGCTGAGAATTTTCTTGGCAAGCGCGTTTCTTAAACAGTTGCTACTGACTTTAAGCTGCACAGTATCTTATGCTTTTGATCTTGTTTCCATAATTAAGATTGTTTTTAACGAAAAACTGAAATATCATATCACAATAAAAGTATACGAGCCCATAAAAGTAAGTGTACGACACTGGTTTGCTAATCGCAAAGAGTTCGTCTCACTTTTGCTGTTGCTAAATGGATTATCACATTTAATTGACTGCATTCAGATCAGATAAGATCGCAATGGGTTTATTAACTCATTGGTTGAACTATGTAAATGAATATGATATATAATATGAATATGGATCGCATAGGCCAAACACTACACAAGGCTTTAAACTTTATGATCTGATAGTTAAACAGTGAAAGTAAATTTGGTTTAAATGAGTGAAAATCTATTGAAAAGCAATTTGAATCACTACGGAAACAGCTAAAATTAGCTTTTTGAGCTTGTTTTATTAGCTGCTAATAGTTTTGCTTGTCTGCATTTGGTAGCCATAACATTTTAATCAACTCGACGCCAACAGGCTCCAAGTTTCCTTTTTGGTCGACGGATGGCTGTGAAATGATGAGCCGAACGTGTGCCGCACTTGTATGAACGAAGTGGCGACAAGCCGCTCGACTAATTAAGCTCATTGTCGCGGCATGGTAAAgcgaaaaacaaagaaatcagCGGTGACAAGATGTTTTATGATCCGCTACCTGGTTGAATATTGTTGTATTGTAGTGCTGTCGTATTGGCTAGCTGCAATTAAAACTAATGTAATTACGATGTTCCGGTTAACACGCAAAGTACGGCAGTGACAATACAATAATACAATGCCAACCAGAGCAGGGAAAACTCTTGCAAGAGCTATTCGAAAACGGAAGTTAACAGCGAAGACAATCCGTTCGGCACGCGAGATACAATTTCTTCGTTAAAGTGTATCGCACTCGAAAATTGTGTTACTGCAATGTCGGCTCGTTTTTCTGGATATGCTTTCACGCCATCATCTTCAACAGACCGTCGCCCTTATTGAATCACATTTTCCCAGACCCATTAATCGTCCGCGACCTTCTAGCCGGGGGATTATCACTATTACGTCTGTGTAGGATTGCGATGGCAGGAAGCTGGAAAAGCCAATTTCGAGTTTCACGAACAAGTCGTGACAGACGCCCCGTGAATCAGCTAACCGACGAGCGGCTGCAGATCAACCAAAGTGGTAATGGACGCCAATTATGGACGGGCCATGtggccacttgccacttgctacttgctgctgccgttgacCGTTGCAAGCTGGTCGGCTTGGGGAGTACGGAGGCCTTGACTTTGAAACCGACATGCACTCCGAAATGGAGGTAAACATTATGC is part of the Drosophila sechellia strain sech25 chromosome 3R, ASM438219v1, whole genome shotgun sequence genome and encodes:
- the LOC6616811 gene encoding adenylosuccinate lyase; the protein is MASNYEGYKSPLSTRYASKEMQFLFSDQNKFSTWRRLWVWLAKAESRLGLEISDAQIAEMELQISNIDFEAAAAEERLTRHDVMAHVHVFAKQCPSAAPVIHLGATSCYVGDNTDLIVLRDALKLLLPRVASVIARLSQFAQSYKDQPTLGFTHLQPAQLTTVGKRACLWIQDLIMDERALSRCLEDLRFRGVKGTTGTQASFLQLFNGDGEKVKQLDLLVTELAGFKKAYAVTGQTYSRKVDVEIVAALASLGTTIHKMCSDLRILASRKELEEPFESTQIGSSAMPYKRNPMRSERCCALARHLITLFSSAANTHATQWLERTLDDSANRRLTLSEAFLAADAALLTLLNISQGLVVYPKVIERHISQELPFMSTENIIMAMVKAGGDRQVCHEKIRVLSQEAGAQVKQHGKDNDLVDRVRKDPYFSPILEQLDTILDAKTFTGRASDQVGEFVKEEVEPVLARYSEALKNVQDVKLNI